A genome region from Frankineae bacterium MT45 includes the following:
- a CDS encoding XTP/dITP diphosphohydrolase, with product MSEQATVLLATRNAKKLGELRRILQPLVSVTVLGLDDVATYEEVPETGATFAENALLKAREGARHTGLITVADDSGLEVDALNGMPGVLSARWAGGHGDDVANLNLVLAQLGDTPDERRGGRFVCAAALATASGVEHVELGAMPGRLIREPRGGNGFGYDPIFVPDEQAGDAEQTSAELEPAAKDAISHRSAALRALLPSLLEQLGSAG from the coding sequence GTGAGCGAGCAGGCGACGGTGCTGCTGGCCACTCGCAACGCGAAGAAGCTCGGCGAACTGCGGCGGATTCTGCAGCCGCTGGTCAGCGTGACGGTTCTCGGGCTCGACGACGTCGCCACCTACGAGGAGGTTCCCGAGACTGGGGCCACCTTCGCCGAGAACGCCCTGCTGAAGGCTCGGGAGGGGGCCCGGCACACCGGCCTGATCACGGTCGCCGACGACTCCGGGCTCGAGGTGGACGCCCTCAACGGAATGCCCGGGGTGCTCTCCGCGCGCTGGGCCGGTGGGCACGGCGATGATGTGGCCAACCTGAACCTGGTCCTCGCCCAGCTCGGTGATACCCCGGACGAGCGCCGCGGCGGCCGATTCGTCTGCGCCGCCGCGCTGGCTACCGCCTCCGGAGTGGAGCACGTAGAACTGGGAGCCATGCCCGGCCGGCTCATTCGCGAACCCCGCGGCGGTAACGGCTTCGGTTACGACCCGATCTTCGTCCCTGACGAACAGGCCGGTGACGCCGAACAGACCAGCGCCGAGCTGGAGCCGGCCGCGAAGGATGCGATCAGCCACCGTTCGGCCGCCCTGCGCGCGCTGCTGCCATCGCTGCTCGAGCAGCTCGGGAGCGCCGGCTAA
- a CDS encoding UDP-MurNAc hydroxylase — MRITGLGHASALIETSFGSILTDPWVNPAYFGSWFPFPDNSQLDWETLGRADYLFVSHLHHDHFDPEHLRRYISKDATVLLPAFPTSELEDALRDLGFHSFVKTVSEEVVELDGLQIMIQSLTSPTDGPIGDSSLWVSDGTTRLLNQNDARPSNLDRFRELGPVDAYLIQFSGAIWFPMVYELPKRAKEALGATKRARQFDRSLRYIEELGAKYVYPTAGPPCFLDEELWGFNDIFDDESNIFPDQSVYLRFLQEKGHDEGRLLLPGTVTDVTEPGAPVRHPISDAEVEALFTEKTSYLRDMQARRMPEVEALKKTWAHPEIDVLTSLQEWFTPLLVEADQMAAGINGGVRITAEDADRGDVDLILDFEKREVRAYADEKVRYRFRTRRAYLEHLIFEHEIDWVNSLFLSCRFSALRIGPYNEFIYTFFKCLSEERLNYAEGWFAEKNNDDETIVMDGWEIQRRCPHLKADLTRFGEIEDGVLTCQMHGWKWRLEDGKCLSSVGTELRSTPATEASVEAVGQS; from the coding sequence ATGCGAATCACCGGATTAGGTCATGCCAGCGCGTTGATCGAGACGTCGTTCGGCAGCATCCTCACCGATCCGTGGGTGAATCCGGCCTACTTCGGCTCCTGGTTCCCGTTCCCCGACAACTCGCAGCTGGACTGGGAGACGCTGGGCCGCGCCGACTACCTCTTCGTATCGCACCTGCACCACGACCACTTCGACCCCGAGCACCTGCGCCGCTACATCAGCAAGGACGCAACCGTGCTGCTGCCGGCCTTCCCGACGTCTGAGCTCGAGGACGCGCTGCGCGATCTGGGCTTCCACTCCTTCGTGAAGACGGTCTCAGAGGAGGTCGTGGAGCTCGACGGCCTGCAGATCATGATCCAGTCGCTCACCTCGCCTACCGACGGGCCGATCGGCGACTCCTCGCTCTGGGTCAGCGACGGCACCACCCGGCTGCTCAACCAGAACGATGCCCGCCCCTCCAACCTGGACCGCTTCCGTGAACTCGGCCCGGTCGACGCCTACCTCATCCAGTTCTCGGGCGCGATCTGGTTCCCGATGGTCTACGAGCTGCCGAAGCGGGCCAAGGAGGCGCTCGGCGCGACGAAGCGGGCTCGTCAGTTCGACCGGTCGCTGCGTTACATCGAGGAACTCGGCGCGAAGTACGTCTATCCGACGGCCGGACCACCCTGCTTCCTGGACGAGGAACTCTGGGGCTTCAACGACATCTTCGACGACGAGTCGAACATCTTCCCTGACCAGAGCGTCTACCTGCGCTTCCTACAGGAGAAGGGGCATGACGAGGGGCGGCTGCTGCTGCCCGGCACCGTCACCGACGTCACCGAGCCCGGAGCCCCGGTCCGGCACCCGATCAGTGACGCCGAGGTGGAGGCCCTCTTCACCGAGAAGACGAGCTACCTGCGTGACATGCAGGCCCGGCGGATGCCCGAGGTTGAGGCGCTGAAGAAGACCTGGGCCCACCCCGAGATCGACGTGCTCACCTCGCTGCAGGAGTGGTTCACCCCGCTGCTGGTCGAGGCCGATCAGATGGCGGCCGGCATCAACGGGGGCGTCCGGATCACCGCCGAGGACGCCGATCGGGGTGACGTCGACCTGATCCTTGATTTTGAGAAGCGAGAGGTGCGCGCCTACGCCGACGAGAAGGTGCGGTACCGCTTCCGCACCCGGCGTGCCTATCTCGAGCACTTGATCTTCGAGCACGAGATCGACTGGGTGAATAGCCTCTTCCTCTCCTGCCGCTTCTCGGCGCTGCGGATCGGCCCGTACAACGAGTTCATCTACACGTTCTTCAAGTGCCTCTCCGAGGAGCGCCTCAACTACGCCGAGGGTTGGTTCGCCGAGAAGAACAACGACGACGAGACGATCGTCATGGACGGCTGGGAGATCCAGCGCCGCTGCCCGCACTTGAAGGCCGACCTGACCCGCTTCGGTGAGATCGAGGACGGTGTCCTGACCTGCCAGATGCACGGCTGGAAGTGGCGGCTGGAGGACGGCAAGTGCCTGAGCTCGGTCGGCACCGAACTGCGCAGCACGCCGGCCACCGAAGCCTCAGTCGAGGCGGTCGGGCAGAGCTGA
- a CDS encoding diguanylate cyclase (GGDEF) domain-containing protein produces the protein MTTHEGIGSAPTPAARTASLRAILRYRLRVVWAAAQRKPAVGGVRIIAFTTGMAFIIAGIFGIAGMYLQPVPLPNTKALTVVAVVTIISGLVTVATGHRIPHAAYHPLLASATVIITLAVCMVGADDHVSALDDSIMFMLVVLGASFYFPWGAAAAHIIFVEICSAFAYNYCGLIEAQVLYLQGSLIIVACAVVWLTRAAEAAERDPLTGLYSRLGFELRLTQAIAEAQRTDNPLAVVVIDLDDFKSVNDLAGHSEGDRLLTELAAIWRPMVSRSKSLCRHGGDEFALILPGYTANRAAGLADSLRAAVLHETSFSAGVAEWRPDDSQSKLLGRADVALYNAKSGGGGQTSQFGVVDDASAAAELYRALEAGQFEVYFQPIVDLSGGNVTGDEALIRWNHPERGMVAPGEFIQLAETSGAIHALGRWMLQEACARTAAYIRETGGTRSISVNASGHELTNPEYGDYVARALADADLDPSALIIEVTESTFDADHLRVLAVLRDLRDLGVRIAIDDFGTGYSSLNRLENLPANVLKVDQSFVAAIPEQGGDMPVLRAIVAMAVALDLKIVAEGVETVRQARVLAELGCSHAQGYFFGRPAPTHENVPINPVPSLAAQTVDSDAWLISPIVA, from the coding sequence GTGACAACGCACGAAGGAATTGGGTCAGCGCCGACCCCGGCGGCCCGCACGGCGTCGCTGCGCGCCATCCTTCGGTACCGCCTTCGTGTGGTCTGGGCGGCGGCCCAGCGCAAGCCCGCCGTCGGCGGCGTCCGCATCATCGCCTTCACGACCGGTATGGCCTTCATCATTGCCGGCATCTTCGGCATCGCCGGGATGTACCTGCAGCCGGTGCCGCTGCCGAATACGAAGGCCCTCACCGTAGTTGCCGTTGTCACGATCATCTCCGGGCTGGTCACGGTGGCTACCGGGCACCGGATTCCGCATGCGGCGTATCACCCACTGCTCGCTTCGGCGACCGTCATCATCACCCTCGCCGTCTGCATGGTCGGAGCGGACGACCACGTCTCGGCCCTCGACGACTCGATCATGTTCATGCTGGTCGTCCTCGGCGCCTCGTTCTACTTTCCGTGGGGCGCGGCGGCGGCGCACATCATCTTCGTCGAGATCTGCTCCGCCTTCGCCTACAACTACTGCGGCCTAATCGAGGCCCAGGTGCTCTACCTGCAGGGTTCTCTGATCATCGTGGCCTGCGCCGTCGTCTGGCTGACCCGCGCCGCCGAGGCCGCGGAGCGCGACCCACTCACCGGGCTCTACAGCCGCCTCGGCTTCGAACTGCGCCTGACCCAGGCCATCGCCGAGGCGCAGCGCACCGACAACCCCCTCGCCGTCGTCGTCATCGACCTCGACGACTTCAAGTCGGTGAACGACCTCGCCGGGCACAGCGAGGGAGACCGGCTACTCACCGAGCTAGCCGCGATCTGGCGGCCGATGGTGTCGCGTTCGAAGTCGCTCTGCCGCCACGGTGGCGACGAGTTCGCCCTGATCCTCCCTGGCTATACAGCCAATCGGGCCGCTGGCCTGGCCGACTCGCTACGAGCCGCCGTCCTCCACGAGACCTCCTTCTCGGCCGGTGTGGCTGAGTGGCGACCCGACGACTCCCAGTCGAAGCTCCTCGGACGGGCCGACGTCGCCCTCTACAACGCCAAGAGTGGCGGCGGCGGGCAGACCTCCCAGTTCGGGGTCGTCGACGATGCCTCCGCTGCGGCCGAGTTGTACCGGGCCCTGGAGGCCGGACAGTTCGAGGTCTACTTCCAGCCGATCGTGGACCTCAGCGGCGGCAATGTCACCGGTGACGAAGCGCTGATCCGGTGGAACCACCCCGAGCGCGGCATGGTGGCGCCGGGTGAATTCATCCAGCTCGCCGAGACGAGCGGCGCCATCCACGCCCTCGGCCGGTGGATGCTGCAGGAGGCCTGTGCCCGGACCGCCGCGTATATCCGCGAGACGGGTGGGACCCGGTCGATCTCGGTGAACGCCTCCGGGCACGAACTGACGAACCCCGAATACGGCGACTACGTGGCCCGGGCGCTGGCCGATGCCGATCTGGACCCGTCGGCGCTCATCATCGAGGTGACCGAATCGACCTTCGACGCCGACCACCTGCGGGTTCTCGCCGTGCTCCGTGACCTGCGCGACCTCGGGGTGCGGATCGCGATCGACGACTTCGGCACCGGCTACTCGTCGCTGAACCGGTTGGAGAACCTGCCGGCGAACGTGCTGAAGGTCGACCAGTCCTTCGTCGCCGCGATCCCGGAGCAGGGCGGCGACATGCCGGTACTGCGGGCCATTGTCGCGATGGCGGTGGCCCTCGATCTGAAGATCGTCGCCGAGGGTGTGGAGACGGTGCGGCAGGCCCGGGTGTTGGCCGAACTCGGCTGCTCGCACGCCCAGGGCTACTTCTTCGGACGCCCGGCCCCGACGCACGAGAACGTGCCGATCAACCCGGTGCCGAGCCTGGCCGCCCAGACCGTCGACAGCGACGCCTGGCTCATCAGCCCGATCGTCGCCTGA
- a CDS encoding RNAse PH: MSSTQRPDGRAVDQLRPITITRNWQAYAEGSALIEFGETKVLCAASVVQGVPRWRKGSGLGWVTAEYSMLPRATLTRNDRESVRGKLGGRTHEISRLIGRSLRAAIDLKALGENSISLDCDVIQADGGTRTAAITGAYVALADAVSWLDAKGALASANPIINAVSAVSVGVIDGQPRLDLMYEEDVRAETDMNVVVTGSGEFIEVQGTAEGAPFHRHELDSLLDLAVAGCAQLDALQRQALGQ, encoded by the coding sequence ATGTCTAGCACTCAGCGTCCGGACGGCCGTGCGGTCGACCAACTCCGACCGATCACCATCACCCGCAACTGGCAGGCCTACGCCGAGGGTTCGGCCCTCATCGAATTCGGTGAGACCAAGGTGCTCTGCGCCGCCTCGGTCGTCCAGGGAGTACCCCGTTGGCGCAAGGGGAGTGGCCTGGGCTGGGTCACCGCGGAGTACTCGATGCTGCCGCGGGCCACTCTCACCCGAAACGATCGGGAGTCGGTGCGGGGCAAGCTTGGGGGGCGTACGCACGAGATCTCCCGGCTCATCGGGCGCAGCCTCCGTGCGGCGATCGATCTGAAGGCCCTCGGTGAGAACTCGATCTCGCTGGACTGCGACGTGATCCAGGCCGACGGTGGCACCCGCACCGCCGCCATCACCGGCGCCTACGTCGCGCTGGCCGATGCGGTCAGCTGGCTCGACGCGAAGGGCGCGCTGGCCAGCGCAAACCCGATCATCAATGCCGTCTCCGCGGTCTCGGTCGGGGTCATCGACGGCCAGCCGCGGTTGGATCTGATGTACGAAGAGGACGTCCGGGCGGAGACCGACATGAACGTCGTCGTCACCGGCTCCGGCGAGTTCATCGAGGTCCAGGGCACGGCCGAAGGCGCTCCGTTCCACCGCCACGAACTCGACTCGCTACTGGATCTCGCCGTCGCCGGCTGCGCGCAGCTCGACGCTCTGCAGCGGCAGGCACTGGGCCAGTGA
- a CDS encoding Protein N-acetyltransferase, RimJ/RimL family produces the protein MAAKAIGGNKDAADYGQAVLTGTLVRLRAVRAEDLDALARWQQDPRVLVTLQGWLRPPSEAAAKALTAERSANDGDSKVGFAIETRWSSAAAPELIGQINAFDIRSQGRSASIGVFLSPEFSGQGYGTDALRVMVGYLFREVGLHRVQLSVAEFNTAGRQAYRNAGFVEEGRRRKAIFHDGAWHDELQLAILSHEWGAGTVDGAAGTV, from the coding sequence GTGGCAGCGAAGGCGATCGGCGGCAACAAGGACGCAGCCGACTACGGGCAGGCGGTACTCACCGGCACCCTGGTGCGCCTGCGCGCGGTCCGGGCCGAGGATCTCGACGCGCTCGCTCGCTGGCAGCAGGATCCGCGGGTGCTGGTCACGCTGCAGGGCTGGCTGCGGCCACCGTCGGAGGCCGCGGCCAAGGCATTGACGGCCGAGCGCTCCGCCAACGACGGTGACAGCAAGGTCGGGTTCGCGATCGAGACCCGGTGGAGCTCTGCCGCCGCGCCCGAGTTGATCGGGCAGATCAATGCCTTCGACATCCGGTCGCAGGGTCGCTCGGCCAGCATCGGCGTGTTCCTCTCCCCGGAGTTCAGTGGCCAGGGCTACGGCACCGACGCCCTGCGCGTCATGGTCGGGTATCTCTTCCGCGAGGTGGGCCTGCACCGCGTCCAGCTCTCGGTCGCCGAGTTCAACACGGCCGGCCGGCAGGCCTACCGCAACGCCGGCTTCGTCGAGGAGGGGCGGCGGCGGAAGGCGATCTTCCACGACGGCGCCTGGCACGACGAGTTGCAGCTGGCCATCCTCAGTCACGAGTGGGGTGCCGGGACAGTCGACGGCGCGGCGGGAACGGTGTGA
- a CDS encoding amino acid/polyamine/organocation transporter, APC superfamily — protein MTEVTELNEDERRLAELGYKQELNRSWSGFSNFAISFSIISILAGCFTSFGLGWNNGGPAAIAWGWPIVATLILIIGLCMSELVSAFPTSGGIYWWASKLGGPKAGFYTGWLNLIGLLAIDASVAYGCATFTDLTLGTFDHGYTAGNLNRIFVYFIIILALAAMVNIFSSHLLAILNNISVWWHVFGAAAVVAILVFALKPGAHHASAKSVFTGTVNNSGFFGGHTGSVGFILFVLPISAILTQYTITGYDASAHLSEETKSAAGAAARGIWQSIFYSAIGGWILLLAFLFAVQDKDGVTAGGGSVATIFNQALTSGWAGTVLFISAAGQFFCTCACMTSTTRMLYAFSRDRAVPGSRYWSKLSSKKVPVHGVIASAVIAVIITLPALVKVNIGTAEAPIIVPIAFFAVVSIGVVGLYLAFAIPIFLRWKAGSNFVAGAWTLGAKYKWMCLVAVVEIIVTSIVALFPTSALGVPWTPGFAWKYVNYTPIIVIGSLILLWIYWHLSVKHWFTGPKTTIDLPPGVSASDEIALEESGGH, from the coding sequence ATGACCGAGGTCACCGAGCTAAACGAGGACGAGCGTCGGCTCGCAGAACTCGGCTACAAACAGGAACTGAACCGGTCCTGGTCCGGCTTCTCCAATTTCGCCATCTCCTTCTCGATCATCTCGATCCTGGCCGGCTGCTTCACGAGCTTCGGCCTGGGCTGGAACAACGGTGGCCCGGCCGCGATCGCCTGGGGCTGGCCGATCGTCGCCACGCTGATCCTGATCATCGGGCTCTGCATGTCTGAGCTGGTCTCGGCCTTCCCGACCTCGGGCGGCATCTACTGGTGGGCCTCCAAGCTGGGCGGCCCCAAGGCCGGCTTCTACACCGGCTGGCTCAACCTGATCGGCCTGCTGGCCATCGACGCCTCGGTGGCCTACGGCTGCGCCACCTTCACCGACCTCACCCTGGGCACCTTCGACCACGGCTATACCGCCGGCAACCTGAACCGGATCTTCGTGTACTTCATCATCATCCTGGCCCTCGCCGCGATGGTGAACATCTTCTCCAGTCATCTGCTTGCCATTCTCAACAACATCTCGGTCTGGTGGCACGTCTTCGGTGCTGCGGCCGTCGTCGCGATCCTGGTCTTCGCCCTCAAGCCGGGCGCTCACCACGCCAGCGCCAAATCGGTCTTCACCGGCACCGTGAACAACAGTGGCTTCTTCGGCGGGCACACCGGGAGTGTGGGATTCATCCTCTTCGTGCTGCCGATCTCGGCGATCCTGACTCAGTACACGATCACCGGCTACGACGCCTCGGCTCACTTGTCGGAGGAGACAAAGAGCGCCGCCGGAGCCGCGGCACGTGGAATCTGGCAGTCGATCTTCTACTCGGCGATCGGCGGCTGGATCCTGCTGCTTGCCTTCCTCTTCGCGGTGCAGGACAAGGACGGCGTCACTGCCGGTGGCGGCTCAGTTGCGACGATCTTCAACCAGGCGCTCACCTCGGGCTGGGCCGGGACCGTGCTCTTCATCTCGGCCGCCGGACAGTTCTTCTGCACCTGCGCGTGCATGACCAGCACCACTCGCATGCTGTACGCCTTCAGCCGTGACCGGGCCGTGCCGGGTTCGCGCTACTGGTCGAAGTTGAGCAGCAAGAAGGTGCCGGTACACGGCGTCATCGCCTCGGCCGTCATCGCGGTCATCATCACGCTCCCGGCGCTGGTGAAGGTCAACATCGGAACCGCCGAGGCCCCGATCATCGTGCCGATCGCATTCTTCGCCGTCGTTTCGATCGGCGTCGTCGGGCTCTACCTGGCCTTCGCCATCCCGATCTTCCTGCGCTGGAAGGCGGGCTCCAACTTCGTAGCCGGCGCCTGGACGCTGGGCGCGAAGTACAAGTGGATGTGCCTGGTCGCGGTCGTGGAGATCATCGTCACCTCGATCGTCGCGCTCTTCCCGACATCGGCGCTCGGCGTCCCCTGGACTCCCGGCTTCGCCTGGAAGTACGTCAACTACACCCCGATCATCGTGATCGGGTCGCTGATCCTGCTCTGGATCTACTGGCACCTGTCGGTGAAGCACTGGTTTACCGGGCCGAAGACGACCATCGACCTGCCGCCGGGCGTCTCCGCCTCCGACGAGATCGCTCTCGAGGAGAGCGGCGGCCACTAG
- a CDS encoding Protein N-acetyltransferase, RimJ/RimL family: MSELHDAEAARNYGETVLVGERIRFRGTREEDLETLVVWQTNPRVLATLTDWVIPVSEAAAREKFAEWSANQGSDVGFSIETLTDGPTEIELVGHVGAFGISLQGRCATLGLLIGPEHAARGYGTDAIRLIISYLFREVGLHRVQATVAAFNAASLQACARAGLIEEGRRREAVFHDGNWYDEVMLSLLYDEWIAGQQQVGQ; this comes from the coding sequence ATGAGCGAGTTACACGACGCCGAGGCGGCGAGAAACTACGGCGAGACGGTCTTGGTCGGCGAGCGCATCCGATTCCGCGGCACCCGCGAGGAGGACCTGGAGACGCTCGTCGTGTGGCAGACGAACCCGCGGGTGCTGGCCACGCTGACCGATTGGGTGATCCCGGTATCGGAGGCGGCGGCCCGGGAGAAGTTCGCCGAGTGGAGCGCCAATCAGGGCAGCGATGTGGGTTTCTCCATCGAAACATTGACCGATGGCCCGACTGAGATCGAGCTGGTCGGTCACGTCGGTGCCTTCGGGATCTCGCTTCAGGGGCGCTGCGCGACCCTCGGTCTGCTCATCGGTCCGGAGCATGCCGCCCGCGGCTACGGCACCGACGCGATCCGCCTCATCATCAGCTATCTCTTCCGCGAGGTCGGGCTGCACCGCGTCCAGGCGACGGTGGCCGCCTTCAACGCGGCCAGCCTGCAGGCCTGCGCGCGAGCCGGGCTCATCGAGGAGGGGCGGCGGCGCGAGGCCGTCTTCCACGACGGCAATTGGTACGACGAGGTGATGCTCTCGCTGCTCTACGACGAATGGATTGCCGGGCAACAGCAGGTCGGCCAGTAG